From Leptodactylus fuscus isolate aLepFus1 chromosome 11, aLepFus1.hap2, whole genome shotgun sequence, one genomic window encodes:
- the RALGDS gene encoding ral guanine nucleotide dissociation stimulator isoform X1, giving the protein MIFLMLLEPHHDKTSTPEKMFDGSRKMRSLWDGVKLEVAGDSSPVVLSSFTQLDPDLPPLESSAQEIGEEVDDGVIYSISLRKVQLHHTANKGQRWLGVSRVPSPMGTAEGGLAGPRDTTFENETALSLYETCKVRTIKAGTLEKLVEYLVSAFKGNDSTYVTIFLCTYRAFATTKQVLDLLLNKFGRLHPQLNGEHSHNTIDDRLELKNTISSILGAWLDQYSEDFRQAPDYVCLKQLIAYVRHNIPGSDLERRARNLLSQFQRQQISELDQDVVDHTSCTFRLVEESALLEGKPDFLSFRQDMVAEQFTVMDADLFKKVVPYHCLGCIWSQRDKKGKEHLAPTIRATVSQFNSVTNCVISTCLSDRSLKPQQRAKVVERWIDVARECRILKNFSSLRAILSALQCNAIHRLKKTWDEVSRESFRTFSELSEIFSDENNHSLSRELLIKEGTSKFATLDINPKRAQKRHQQQREMGVMQGTIPYLGTFLTDLVMLDTAMKDYVEGGFINFEKRRKEFEVIAQIKLLQSACNNYSFIPEEAFVEWFHSVERLTEAESYSLSCEIKPLSESASNTLKAKKNTGIIKRWSDRQPPSSEPCASVSSHSKSFDQLKCSPHLCGSDATDSVSVTSAGSSSSDVEEINISFVPESPDCQEKKVREEQPKDPPAQATERCAPLGFWESTSLSSLDTSGIGSGSSSASSSSVSSTPVSASRTHKRSVSGISSYSSLSLPLYNQQIDDCCIIRVSLDVDNGNMYKSILVTSQDKTPVVIRKAMAKHNLDGERAEDYELVQIISEERELKIPDNANVFYAMNSGANYDFILKRRGFSKGVKIKHGSSSTLPRMKQKGLKIAKGIF; this is encoded by the exons AGCTCCGCGCAGGAGATCGGAGAAGAGGTGGATGACGGTGTTATCTACAGCATTTCCCTGCGGAAAGTGCAGCTCCACCACACGGCCAACAAGGGGCAGCGATGGCTGGGGGTAAGCAGGGTTCCATCCCCCATGGGCACTGCTGAAGGCGGGCTTGCTGGACCCCGGGATACCACG TTTGAGAACGAGACAGCCCTGAGCCTGTATGAAACATGCAAGGTGCGCACCATCAAGGCTGGGACCCTGGAGAAGCTGGTGGAATACCTGGTCTCCGCGTTCAAAGGCAATGACTCCACTTACGTCACCATCTTCCTGTGCACGTACCGGGCATTCGCTACCACTAAACAGGTCCTAGATTTGCTGCTGAACAA GTTTGGGCGTCTTCACCCTCAGCTCAACGGCGAACACTCCCATAACACCATAGACGACCGGCTCGAACTGAAGAA CACCATCTCATCTATCCTGGGAGCTTGGCTGGATCAGTATTCAGAGGATTTTCGCCAAGCACCAGATTACGTGTGTCTGAAGCAGCTCATCGCGTATGTACGACATAACATCCCAGGCTCGGACCTGGAGCGCAGAGCTCGCAATCTATTGTCTCAGTTTCAGCGGCAGCAAATCAGCGAGTTGGACCAGGATG TTGTAGACCACACAAGCTGCACGTTCCGCCTCGTGGAGGAGAGCGCTCTCTTGGAGGGGAAGCCGGACTTCCTGTCATTCCGACAGGACATGGTGGCTGAACAGTTTACAGTCATGGATGCT GACCTCTTTAAGAAAGTGGTGCCATATCACTGCCTGGGTTGTATCTGGTCCCAAAGGGATAAGAAAGGCAAAGAACATCTGGCGCCTACGATACGCGCCACCGTGTCTCAGTTCAATAGCGTCACCAATTGTGTTATATCCACGTGCCTGAGCGACCGCTCGCTGAAACCCCAGCAGAGAGCGAAGGTGGTGGAGCGCTGGATAGACGTGGCCAGG GAATGTCGAATCCTGAAGAATTTCTCATCTCTCCGCGCCATTCTGTCGGCTCTCCAGTGCAACGCCATCCACAGGCTAAAGAAGACATGGGATGAAGTATCACG GGAAAGCTTCAGGACGTTCTCAGAACTCTCCGAAATCTTCTCCGATGAGAACAACCATTCTTTAAGCCGGGAGCTGTTAAtaaag GAGGGAACTTCCAAATTTGCAACCCTGGATATTAATCCTAAGAGGGCGCAGAAGAGGCATCAACAGCAGAGAGAAATG GGCGTCATGCAAGGAACCATTCCTTACCTCGGCACTTTTCTTACTGACCTGGTGATGCTGGACACGGCTATGAAGGATTATGTAGAG GGGGGCTTTATCAACTTTGAAAAGAGACGGAAG GAGTTTGAGGTGATCGCTCAGATAAAGCTGCTGCAGTCGGCCTGTAACAACTACAGCTTCATCCCAGAAGAGGCTTTTGTGGAATGGTTTCACAGCGTGGAGCGGCTGACAGAAGCGGAGAG CTACAGCCTGTCCTGTGAGATCAAACCTTTATCTGAATCTGCAAGCAACACGTTAAAGGCCAAGAAAAACACGGGAATCATCAAGCGATGGAGCGA CCGTCAACCTCCCAGCTCAGAGCCCTGCGCCAGCGTCAGCTCGCACTCAAAGTCCTTCGACCAGCTGAAATGCAGCCCCCACCTCTGCGGAAGCGACGCCACAGACTCTGTCAGTGTGACGTCCGCCGGATCCAGCAGCTCTGACGTGGAGGAAATCAACATCAGCTTTGTGCCCGAGTCCCCGGATTGTCAGGAGAAGAAGGTACGAGAGGAACAGCCCAAAGATCCACCGGCACAGGCCACAGAACGCTGTGCTCCCCTGGGG TTCTGGGAGTCGACGTCGCTCTCGTCTCTGGACACGTCTGGTATCGGATCAGGGTCCAGCAGCGCCTCTTCATCATCCGTCTCCTCTACGCCTGTCTCCGCCTCTCGGACGCACAAGCGCTCAGTCTCGGGGATCTCCAGTTATTCGTCTCTTTCTCTTCCGCTCTACAACCAGCAGATTGATGATTGTTGCATCATCCGGGTCAGCCTAGATGTGGACAACGGCAACATGTACAAGAGCATCCTG GTGACGAGTCAGGATAAGACCCCCGTAGTGATCCGCAAAGCAATGGCCAAACACAACCTGGATGGAGAGCGGGCGGAGGACTACGAGCTCGTTCAGATCATTTCCGAGGAGAGAG AGCTGAAGATTCCGGATAACGCCAACGTCTTTTACGCCATGAACTCAGGAGCCAACTATGACTTTATACTGAAAAGACGCGGTTTTTCCAAAGGGGTAAAGATCAAGCATGGATCCAGCTCCACGTTACCCCGAATGAAACAGAAAGGACTCAAGATAGCAAAGGGCATCTTCTGA
- the RALGDS gene encoding ral guanine nucleotide dissociation stimulator isoform X4, translated as MEQKPTFTLQKALLQPVKMCMLDMPLLVDPESSAQEIGEEVDDGVIYSISLRKVQLHHTANKGQRWLGVSRVPSPMGTAEGGLAGPRDTTFENETALSLYETCKVRTIKAGTLEKLVEYLVSAFKGNDSTYVTIFLCTYRAFATTKQVLDLLLNKFGRLHPQLNGEHSHNTIDDRLELKNTISSILGAWLDQYSEDFRQAPDYVCLKQLIAYVRHNIPGSDLERRARNLLSQFQRQQISELDQDVVDHTSCTFRLVEESALLEGKPDFLSFRQDMVAEQFTVMDADLFKKVVPYHCLGCIWSQRDKKGKEHLAPTIRATVSQFNSVTNCVISTCLSDRSLKPQQRAKVVERWIDVARECRILKNFSSLRAILSALQCNAIHRLKKTWDEVSRESFRTFSELSEIFSDENNHSLSRELLIKEGTSKFATLDINPKRAQKRHQQQREMGVMQGTIPYLGTFLTDLVMLDTAMKDYVEGGFINFEKRRKEFEVIAQIKLLQSACNNYSFIPEEAFVEWFHSVERLTEAESYSLSCEIKPLSESASNTLKAKKNTGIIKRWSDRQPPSSEPCASVSSHSKSFDQLKCSPHLCGSDATDSVSVTSAGSSSSDVEEINISFVPESPDCQEKKVREEQPKDPPAQATERCAPLGFWESTSLSSLDTSGIGSGSSSASSSSVSSTPVSASRTHKRSVSGISSYSSLSLPLYNQQIDDCCIIRVSLDVDNGNMYKSILVTSQDKTPVVIRKAMAKHNLDGERAEDYELVQIISEERELKIPDNANVFYAMNSGANYDFILKRRGFSKGVKIKHGSSSTLPRMKQKGLKIAKGIF; from the exons AGCTCCGCGCAGGAGATCGGAGAAGAGGTGGATGACGGTGTTATCTACAGCATTTCCCTGCGGAAAGTGCAGCTCCACCACACGGCCAACAAGGGGCAGCGATGGCTGGGGGTAAGCAGGGTTCCATCCCCCATGGGCACTGCTGAAGGCGGGCTTGCTGGACCCCGGGATACCACG TTTGAGAACGAGACAGCCCTGAGCCTGTATGAAACATGCAAGGTGCGCACCATCAAGGCTGGGACCCTGGAGAAGCTGGTGGAATACCTGGTCTCCGCGTTCAAAGGCAATGACTCCACTTACGTCACCATCTTCCTGTGCACGTACCGGGCATTCGCTACCACTAAACAGGTCCTAGATTTGCTGCTGAACAA GTTTGGGCGTCTTCACCCTCAGCTCAACGGCGAACACTCCCATAACACCATAGACGACCGGCTCGAACTGAAGAA CACCATCTCATCTATCCTGGGAGCTTGGCTGGATCAGTATTCAGAGGATTTTCGCCAAGCACCAGATTACGTGTGTCTGAAGCAGCTCATCGCGTATGTACGACATAACATCCCAGGCTCGGACCTGGAGCGCAGAGCTCGCAATCTATTGTCTCAGTTTCAGCGGCAGCAAATCAGCGAGTTGGACCAGGATG TTGTAGACCACACAAGCTGCACGTTCCGCCTCGTGGAGGAGAGCGCTCTCTTGGAGGGGAAGCCGGACTTCCTGTCATTCCGACAGGACATGGTGGCTGAACAGTTTACAGTCATGGATGCT GACCTCTTTAAGAAAGTGGTGCCATATCACTGCCTGGGTTGTATCTGGTCCCAAAGGGATAAGAAAGGCAAAGAACATCTGGCGCCTACGATACGCGCCACCGTGTCTCAGTTCAATAGCGTCACCAATTGTGTTATATCCACGTGCCTGAGCGACCGCTCGCTGAAACCCCAGCAGAGAGCGAAGGTGGTGGAGCGCTGGATAGACGTGGCCAGG GAATGTCGAATCCTGAAGAATTTCTCATCTCTCCGCGCCATTCTGTCGGCTCTCCAGTGCAACGCCATCCACAGGCTAAAGAAGACATGGGATGAAGTATCACG GGAAAGCTTCAGGACGTTCTCAGAACTCTCCGAAATCTTCTCCGATGAGAACAACCATTCTTTAAGCCGGGAGCTGTTAAtaaag GAGGGAACTTCCAAATTTGCAACCCTGGATATTAATCCTAAGAGGGCGCAGAAGAGGCATCAACAGCAGAGAGAAATG GGCGTCATGCAAGGAACCATTCCTTACCTCGGCACTTTTCTTACTGACCTGGTGATGCTGGACACGGCTATGAAGGATTATGTAGAG GGGGGCTTTATCAACTTTGAAAAGAGACGGAAG GAGTTTGAGGTGATCGCTCAGATAAAGCTGCTGCAGTCGGCCTGTAACAACTACAGCTTCATCCCAGAAGAGGCTTTTGTGGAATGGTTTCACAGCGTGGAGCGGCTGACAGAAGCGGAGAG CTACAGCCTGTCCTGTGAGATCAAACCTTTATCTGAATCTGCAAGCAACACGTTAAAGGCCAAGAAAAACACGGGAATCATCAAGCGATGGAGCGA CCGTCAACCTCCCAGCTCAGAGCCCTGCGCCAGCGTCAGCTCGCACTCAAAGTCCTTCGACCAGCTGAAATGCAGCCCCCACCTCTGCGGAAGCGACGCCACAGACTCTGTCAGTGTGACGTCCGCCGGATCCAGCAGCTCTGACGTGGAGGAAATCAACATCAGCTTTGTGCCCGAGTCCCCGGATTGTCAGGAGAAGAAGGTACGAGAGGAACAGCCCAAAGATCCACCGGCACAGGCCACAGAACGCTGTGCTCCCCTGGGG TTCTGGGAGTCGACGTCGCTCTCGTCTCTGGACACGTCTGGTATCGGATCAGGGTCCAGCAGCGCCTCTTCATCATCCGTCTCCTCTACGCCTGTCTCCGCCTCTCGGACGCACAAGCGCTCAGTCTCGGGGATCTCCAGTTATTCGTCTCTTTCTCTTCCGCTCTACAACCAGCAGATTGATGATTGTTGCATCATCCGGGTCAGCCTAGATGTGGACAACGGCAACATGTACAAGAGCATCCTG GTGACGAGTCAGGATAAGACCCCCGTAGTGATCCGCAAAGCAATGGCCAAACACAACCTGGATGGAGAGCGGGCGGAGGACTACGAGCTCGTTCAGATCATTTCCGAGGAGAGAG AGCTGAAGATTCCGGATAACGCCAACGTCTTTTACGCCATGAACTCAGGAGCCAACTATGACTTTATACTGAAAAGACGCGGTTTTTCCAAAGGGGTAAAGATCAAGCATGGATCCAGCTCCACGTTACCCCGAATGAAACAGAAAGGACTCAAGATAGCAAAGGGCATCTTCTGA
- the RALGDS gene encoding ral guanine nucleotide dissociation stimulator isoform X2 yields MIFLMLLEPHHDKTSTPEKMFDGSRKMRSLWDGVKLEVAGDSSPVVLSSFTQLDPDLPPLESSAQEIGEEVDDGVIYSISLRKVQLHHTANKGQRWLGVSRVPSPMGTAEGGLAGPRDTTFENETALSLYETCKVRTIKAGTLEKLVEYLVSAFKGNDSTYVTIFLCTYRAFATTKQVLDLLLNKFGRLHPQLNGEHSHNTIDDRLELKNTISSILGAWLDQYSEDFRQAPDYVCLKQLIAYVRHNIPGSDLERRARNLLSQFQRQQISELDQDVVDHTSCTFRLVEESALLEGKPDFLSFRQDMVAEQFTVMDADLFKKVVPYHCLGCIWSQRDKKGKEHLAPTIRATVSQFNSVTNCVISTCLSDRSLKPQQRAKVVERWIDVARECRILKNFSSLRAILSALQCNAIHRLKKTWDEVSRESFRTFSELSEIFSDENNHSLSRELLIKEGTSKFATLDINPKRAQKRHQQQREMGVMQGTIPYLGTFLTDLVMLDTAMKDYVEGGFINFEKRRKEFEVIAQIKLLQSACNNYSFIPEEAFVEWFHSVERLTEAESYSLSCEIKPLSESASNTLKAKKNTGIIKRWSDRQPPSSEPCASVSSHSKSFDQLKCSPHLCGSDATDSVSVTSAGSSSSDVEEINISFVPESPDCQEKKFWESTSLSSLDTSGIGSGSSSASSSSVSSTPVSASRTHKRSVSGISSYSSLSLPLYNQQIDDCCIIRVSLDVDNGNMYKSILVTSQDKTPVVIRKAMAKHNLDGERAEDYELVQIISEERELKIPDNANVFYAMNSGANYDFILKRRGFSKGVKIKHGSSSTLPRMKQKGLKIAKGIF; encoded by the exons AGCTCCGCGCAGGAGATCGGAGAAGAGGTGGATGACGGTGTTATCTACAGCATTTCCCTGCGGAAAGTGCAGCTCCACCACACGGCCAACAAGGGGCAGCGATGGCTGGGGGTAAGCAGGGTTCCATCCCCCATGGGCACTGCTGAAGGCGGGCTTGCTGGACCCCGGGATACCACG TTTGAGAACGAGACAGCCCTGAGCCTGTATGAAACATGCAAGGTGCGCACCATCAAGGCTGGGACCCTGGAGAAGCTGGTGGAATACCTGGTCTCCGCGTTCAAAGGCAATGACTCCACTTACGTCACCATCTTCCTGTGCACGTACCGGGCATTCGCTACCACTAAACAGGTCCTAGATTTGCTGCTGAACAA GTTTGGGCGTCTTCACCCTCAGCTCAACGGCGAACACTCCCATAACACCATAGACGACCGGCTCGAACTGAAGAA CACCATCTCATCTATCCTGGGAGCTTGGCTGGATCAGTATTCAGAGGATTTTCGCCAAGCACCAGATTACGTGTGTCTGAAGCAGCTCATCGCGTATGTACGACATAACATCCCAGGCTCGGACCTGGAGCGCAGAGCTCGCAATCTATTGTCTCAGTTTCAGCGGCAGCAAATCAGCGAGTTGGACCAGGATG TTGTAGACCACACAAGCTGCACGTTCCGCCTCGTGGAGGAGAGCGCTCTCTTGGAGGGGAAGCCGGACTTCCTGTCATTCCGACAGGACATGGTGGCTGAACAGTTTACAGTCATGGATGCT GACCTCTTTAAGAAAGTGGTGCCATATCACTGCCTGGGTTGTATCTGGTCCCAAAGGGATAAGAAAGGCAAAGAACATCTGGCGCCTACGATACGCGCCACCGTGTCTCAGTTCAATAGCGTCACCAATTGTGTTATATCCACGTGCCTGAGCGACCGCTCGCTGAAACCCCAGCAGAGAGCGAAGGTGGTGGAGCGCTGGATAGACGTGGCCAGG GAATGTCGAATCCTGAAGAATTTCTCATCTCTCCGCGCCATTCTGTCGGCTCTCCAGTGCAACGCCATCCACAGGCTAAAGAAGACATGGGATGAAGTATCACG GGAAAGCTTCAGGACGTTCTCAGAACTCTCCGAAATCTTCTCCGATGAGAACAACCATTCTTTAAGCCGGGAGCTGTTAAtaaag GAGGGAACTTCCAAATTTGCAACCCTGGATATTAATCCTAAGAGGGCGCAGAAGAGGCATCAACAGCAGAGAGAAATG GGCGTCATGCAAGGAACCATTCCTTACCTCGGCACTTTTCTTACTGACCTGGTGATGCTGGACACGGCTATGAAGGATTATGTAGAG GGGGGCTTTATCAACTTTGAAAAGAGACGGAAG GAGTTTGAGGTGATCGCTCAGATAAAGCTGCTGCAGTCGGCCTGTAACAACTACAGCTTCATCCCAGAAGAGGCTTTTGTGGAATGGTTTCACAGCGTGGAGCGGCTGACAGAAGCGGAGAG CTACAGCCTGTCCTGTGAGATCAAACCTTTATCTGAATCTGCAAGCAACACGTTAAAGGCCAAGAAAAACACGGGAATCATCAAGCGATGGAGCGA CCGTCAACCTCCCAGCTCAGAGCCCTGCGCCAGCGTCAGCTCGCACTCAAAGTCCTTCGACCAGCTGAAATGCAGCCCCCACCTCTGCGGAAGCGACGCCACAGACTCTGTCAGTGTGACGTCCGCCGGATCCAGCAGCTCTGACGTGGAGGAAATCAACATCAGCTTTGTGCCCGAGTCCCCGGATTGTCAGGAGAAGAAG TTCTGGGAGTCGACGTCGCTCTCGTCTCTGGACACGTCTGGTATCGGATCAGGGTCCAGCAGCGCCTCTTCATCATCCGTCTCCTCTACGCCTGTCTCCGCCTCTCGGACGCACAAGCGCTCAGTCTCGGGGATCTCCAGTTATTCGTCTCTTTCTCTTCCGCTCTACAACCAGCAGATTGATGATTGTTGCATCATCCGGGTCAGCCTAGATGTGGACAACGGCAACATGTACAAGAGCATCCTG GTGACGAGTCAGGATAAGACCCCCGTAGTGATCCGCAAAGCAATGGCCAAACACAACCTGGATGGAGAGCGGGCGGAGGACTACGAGCTCGTTCAGATCATTTCCGAGGAGAGAG AGCTGAAGATTCCGGATAACGCCAACGTCTTTTACGCCATGAACTCAGGAGCCAACTATGACTTTATACTGAAAAGACGCGGTTTTTCCAAAGGGGTAAAGATCAAGCATGGATCCAGCTCCACGTTACCCCGAATGAAACAGAAAGGACTCAAGATAGCAAAGGGCATCTTCTGA
- the RALGDS gene encoding ral guanine nucleotide dissociation stimulator isoform X3 codes for MIFLMLLEPHHDKTSTPEKMFDGSRKMRSLWDGVKLEVAGDSSPVVLSSFTQLDPDLPPLESSAQEIGEEVDDGVIYSISLRKVQLHHTANKGQRWLGFENETALSLYETCKVRTIKAGTLEKLVEYLVSAFKGNDSTYVTIFLCTYRAFATTKQVLDLLLNKFGRLHPQLNGEHSHNTIDDRLELKNTISSILGAWLDQYSEDFRQAPDYVCLKQLIAYVRHNIPGSDLERRARNLLSQFQRQQISELDQDVVDHTSCTFRLVEESALLEGKPDFLSFRQDMVAEQFTVMDADLFKKVVPYHCLGCIWSQRDKKGKEHLAPTIRATVSQFNSVTNCVISTCLSDRSLKPQQRAKVVERWIDVARECRILKNFSSLRAILSALQCNAIHRLKKTWDEVSRESFRTFSELSEIFSDENNHSLSRELLIKEGTSKFATLDINPKRAQKRHQQQREMGVMQGTIPYLGTFLTDLVMLDTAMKDYVEGGFINFEKRRKEFEVIAQIKLLQSACNNYSFIPEEAFVEWFHSVERLTEAESYSLSCEIKPLSESASNTLKAKKNTGIIKRWSDRQPPSSEPCASVSSHSKSFDQLKCSPHLCGSDATDSVSVTSAGSSSSDVEEINISFVPESPDCQEKKVREEQPKDPPAQATERCAPLGFWESTSLSSLDTSGIGSGSSSASSSSVSSTPVSASRTHKRSVSGISSYSSLSLPLYNQQIDDCCIIRVSLDVDNGNMYKSILVTSQDKTPVVIRKAMAKHNLDGERAEDYELVQIISEERELKIPDNANVFYAMNSGANYDFILKRRGFSKGVKIKHGSSSTLPRMKQKGLKIAKGIF; via the exons AGCTCCGCGCAGGAGATCGGAGAAGAGGTGGATGACGGTGTTATCTACAGCATTTCCCTGCGGAAAGTGCAGCTCCACCACACGGCCAACAAGGGGCAGCGATGGCTGGGG TTTGAGAACGAGACAGCCCTGAGCCTGTATGAAACATGCAAGGTGCGCACCATCAAGGCTGGGACCCTGGAGAAGCTGGTGGAATACCTGGTCTCCGCGTTCAAAGGCAATGACTCCACTTACGTCACCATCTTCCTGTGCACGTACCGGGCATTCGCTACCACTAAACAGGTCCTAGATTTGCTGCTGAACAA GTTTGGGCGTCTTCACCCTCAGCTCAACGGCGAACACTCCCATAACACCATAGACGACCGGCTCGAACTGAAGAA CACCATCTCATCTATCCTGGGAGCTTGGCTGGATCAGTATTCAGAGGATTTTCGCCAAGCACCAGATTACGTGTGTCTGAAGCAGCTCATCGCGTATGTACGACATAACATCCCAGGCTCGGACCTGGAGCGCAGAGCTCGCAATCTATTGTCTCAGTTTCAGCGGCAGCAAATCAGCGAGTTGGACCAGGATG TTGTAGACCACACAAGCTGCACGTTCCGCCTCGTGGAGGAGAGCGCTCTCTTGGAGGGGAAGCCGGACTTCCTGTCATTCCGACAGGACATGGTGGCTGAACAGTTTACAGTCATGGATGCT GACCTCTTTAAGAAAGTGGTGCCATATCACTGCCTGGGTTGTATCTGGTCCCAAAGGGATAAGAAAGGCAAAGAACATCTGGCGCCTACGATACGCGCCACCGTGTCTCAGTTCAATAGCGTCACCAATTGTGTTATATCCACGTGCCTGAGCGACCGCTCGCTGAAACCCCAGCAGAGAGCGAAGGTGGTGGAGCGCTGGATAGACGTGGCCAGG GAATGTCGAATCCTGAAGAATTTCTCATCTCTCCGCGCCATTCTGTCGGCTCTCCAGTGCAACGCCATCCACAGGCTAAAGAAGACATGGGATGAAGTATCACG GGAAAGCTTCAGGACGTTCTCAGAACTCTCCGAAATCTTCTCCGATGAGAACAACCATTCTTTAAGCCGGGAGCTGTTAAtaaag GAGGGAACTTCCAAATTTGCAACCCTGGATATTAATCCTAAGAGGGCGCAGAAGAGGCATCAACAGCAGAGAGAAATG GGCGTCATGCAAGGAACCATTCCTTACCTCGGCACTTTTCTTACTGACCTGGTGATGCTGGACACGGCTATGAAGGATTATGTAGAG GGGGGCTTTATCAACTTTGAAAAGAGACGGAAG GAGTTTGAGGTGATCGCTCAGATAAAGCTGCTGCAGTCGGCCTGTAACAACTACAGCTTCATCCCAGAAGAGGCTTTTGTGGAATGGTTTCACAGCGTGGAGCGGCTGACAGAAGCGGAGAG CTACAGCCTGTCCTGTGAGATCAAACCTTTATCTGAATCTGCAAGCAACACGTTAAAGGCCAAGAAAAACACGGGAATCATCAAGCGATGGAGCGA CCGTCAACCTCCCAGCTCAGAGCCCTGCGCCAGCGTCAGCTCGCACTCAAAGTCCTTCGACCAGCTGAAATGCAGCCCCCACCTCTGCGGAAGCGACGCCACAGACTCTGTCAGTGTGACGTCCGCCGGATCCAGCAGCTCTGACGTGGAGGAAATCAACATCAGCTTTGTGCCCGAGTCCCCGGATTGTCAGGAGAAGAAGGTACGAGAGGAACAGCCCAAAGATCCACCGGCACAGGCCACAGAACGCTGTGCTCCCCTGGGG TTCTGGGAGTCGACGTCGCTCTCGTCTCTGGACACGTCTGGTATCGGATCAGGGTCCAGCAGCGCCTCTTCATCATCCGTCTCCTCTACGCCTGTCTCCGCCTCTCGGACGCACAAGCGCTCAGTCTCGGGGATCTCCAGTTATTCGTCTCTTTCTCTTCCGCTCTACAACCAGCAGATTGATGATTGTTGCATCATCCGGGTCAGCCTAGATGTGGACAACGGCAACATGTACAAGAGCATCCTG GTGACGAGTCAGGATAAGACCCCCGTAGTGATCCGCAAAGCAATGGCCAAACACAACCTGGATGGAGAGCGGGCGGAGGACTACGAGCTCGTTCAGATCATTTCCGAGGAGAGAG AGCTGAAGATTCCGGATAACGCCAACGTCTTTTACGCCATGAACTCAGGAGCCAACTATGACTTTATACTGAAAAGACGCGGTTTTTCCAAAGGGGTAAAGATCAAGCATGGATCCAGCTCCACGTTACCCCGAATGAAACAGAAAGGACTCAAGATAGCAAAGGGCATCTTCTGA